TACGTTTGTTATGAAACGGTTTCCATATTTTCTTTGTGCATATTTTCTTTTTTATAATTGTGCTGTTAAACCCGTAAAAAACGCCTGTGATATGAGCAGTTCTCTTTTTTACAAATCTTTATTACTTAACTTTCTTGTAAGTTCGGGTCAAACTTCCGTCTGCGGAACCAATGTTAAATTATCTCAACCGACGATCCTTAATATAAAGTCAAAAAGTCTTTTAAATACCGGTTTTTTAATCGGGGAAATCGATTCCTCCGGCTTGGGAGTTCAAGTCGCCTTGGATTCGGGTCCGTTCGTGGATGCACAAATATCAGGAACCCAGTGGCGGTTTCAACTTCCTGCTGCGGGAATTCCGACTACGATTCCTACGACAGGCGTTTGGAAGGATTGGAGTTTGCATACGATTTCGGTTCGATCCGCTTCTAACGGATTGACTTCTATTCCGATCACGATCGACGTTCAAAAGGGATCGAATAAGGACATCAACGGGGATGGTTATCCGGATGCTTTGATCGGTTCTCAAGTTGCAAATCGTGTAAGGGCTTACCTTTCTCTTGGAAAAACAAAAAGTTTAGATTCCACTCCCATAACTTTGTTAAATGGCGCAGGTGGTTTCGGTTATTCCGTTAAATTGGGAGATATCGATGGAGACGGGTATGCGGATGCCGTTGTTGGAAATGCATCGAACACGTTCGAGGTTTATCTGTCGCTGGGATCAACAGGTGGGCTCTCGACTATGCCGGTCAGTTCCATTCCTATAGGCACTGGTGGTTTGCTTAACGTGGATGTAGGGGACATTGATGGGAACGGTTTTTCGGACGTTTTAGTTGCTGCGCCGTACGATGTAGGAAACGTTGGGCGGGTTTATTCTTATTTGTCAAATGCGGTTGTGGGACAAGGAATTACGTTTAGCCAACAATTGAACAATCCGGGAAATGCAGGGAGTGCATCGTTTTATGGATATGCGATCACATTAGGCGATGTGAATGGCGACGGCAGATCGGATGCAATTGTTGGAGCT
The nucleotide sequence above comes from Leptospira weilii. Encoded proteins:
- a CDS encoding VCBS repeat-containing protein: MKRFPYFLCAYFLFYNCAVKPVKNACDMSSSLFYKSLLLNFLVSSGQTSVCGTNVKLSQPTILNIKSKSLLNTGFLIGEIDSSGLGVQVALDSGPFVDAQISGTQWRFQLPAAGIPTTIPTTGVWKDWSLHTISVRSASNGLTSIPITIDVQKGSNKDINGDGYPDALIGSQVANRVRAYLSLGKTKSLDSTPITLLNGAGGFGYSVKLGDIDGDGYADAVVGNASNTFEVYLSLGSTGGLSTMPVSSIPIGTGGLLNVDVGDIDGNGFSDVLVAAPYDVGNVGRVYSYLSNAVVGQGITFSQQLNNPGNAGSASFYGYAITLGDVNGDGRSDAIVGAVGSAQIGASFVYLAQGAGIFAAYSQTITGSAVNEWYANSAVATDVNRDGFVDLFVGAYQESAGAGRVHLYLSNSGILVNTINGPISGVPGSQTGTSVTTGDVNGDGFLDLLTGGYSYTSTQPSQGHAVTYLTTGNTLGLITSSLNFLTVAVNVGNMGNSIASGDINGDGFSDVLVGAPSSVGGTNVGNVYLYLSDGAGGYTSSSQIFSEPDINGTFGTSVDL